A portion of the Mauremys reevesii isolate NIE-2019 linkage group 18, ASM1616193v1, whole genome shotgun sequence genome contains these proteins:
- the LOC120385933 gene encoding fish-egg lectin-like isoform X2, which produces MLLWEFLLLLPLLAGSSALDCIEIPGSLKQIDASNGQVFGVNSAGNIYTLYGDSWAQVPGSLKHVTVGPAGVWGVNNNNNIYKLVGGRWQQVTGLLKQIDAGGDMFVNGVNMNDDIYCLSRPPTVSANSDSALPWVNIAGKLKYYSCGVWGCWGVNSADDIYFRFDVTPDPCAGSRWEQIPGKLSMIEVGTEGSVYGVNSAGQVYRRDGITKSNPIGTSWAQVANFICNCKHVSYDLGLLWLITDQDKIVKCRI; this is translated from the exons ATGCTGCTCTGGGAGTTCCTGCTGTTGCTGCCCCTGCTTGCAGGGAGCTCAG CTCTGGACTGCATTGAGATACCGGGGTCATTAAAGCAGATTGATGCCAGTAATGGGCAGGTGTTTGGAGTGAACAGCGCAGGCAATATTTACACGCTGTACGGAGACAGCTGGGCCCAGGTGCCGGGCTCCTTGAAACACGTCACGGTTGGTCCTGCCGGAGTCTGGGgtgtgaacaacaacaacaacatctaCAAGCTGGTGGGAGGACGCTGGCAACAAGTCACAG GGCTGCTCAAGCAAATTGATGCAGGTGGAGACATGTTCGTCAATGGTGTCAACATGAATGATGACATCTACTGTCTGTCTCGTCCACCAACGGTCTCTGCGAACAGTGACTCTGCCTTGCCCTGGGTCAATATTGCAGGAAAACTGAAGTACTACAGCTGTGgtgtgtggggctgctggggagttAACTCAGCTGACGATATCTATTTCCGGTTTGATGTCACCCCGGATCCTTGTGCAGGATCCAGGTGGGAGCAGATTCCAGGCAAGCTGTCCATGATTGAGGTCGGGACCGAAGGCTCTGTCTACGGCGTGAACAGTGCAGGACAAGTATATCGCAG GGATGGAATCACTAAAAGCAACCCCATCGGCACCAGCTGGGCCCAGGTGGCCAATTTCATCTGCAACTGCAAACATGTGTCCTATGACCTGGGCCTGCTGTGGCTTATCACTGACCAGGACAAGATTGTGAAATGCCGGATCTAA
- the LOC120385933 gene encoding fish-egg lectin-like isoform X1, which translates to MLLWEFLLLLPLLAGSSVCFSALDCIEIPGSLKQIDASNGQVFGVNSAGNIYTLYGDSWAQVPGSLKHVTVGPAGVWGVNNNNNIYKLVGGRWQQVTGLLKQIDAGGDMFVNGVNMNDDIYCLSRPPTVSANSDSALPWVNIAGKLKYYSCGVWGCWGVNSADDIYFRFDVTPDPCAGSRWEQIPGKLSMIEVGTEGSVYGVNSAGQVYRRDGITKSNPIGTSWAQVANFICNCKHVSYDLGLLWLITDQDKIVKCRI; encoded by the exons ATGCTGCTCTGGGAGTTCCTGCTGTTGCTGCCCCTGCTTGCAGGGAGCTCAG TTTGCTTTTCAGCTCTGGACTGCATTGAGATACCGGGGTCATTAAAGCAGATTGATGCCAGTAATGGGCAGGTGTTTGGAGTGAACAGCGCAGGCAATATTTACACGCTGTACGGAGACAGCTGGGCCCAGGTGCCGGGCTCCTTGAAACACGTCACGGTTGGTCCTGCCGGAGTCTGGGgtgtgaacaacaacaacaacatctaCAAGCTGGTGGGAGGACGCTGGCAACAAGTCACAG GGCTGCTCAAGCAAATTGATGCAGGTGGAGACATGTTCGTCAATGGTGTCAACATGAATGATGACATCTACTGTCTGTCTCGTCCACCAACGGTCTCTGCGAACAGTGACTCTGCCTTGCCCTGGGTCAATATTGCAGGAAAACTGAAGTACTACAGCTGTGgtgtgtggggctgctggggagttAACTCAGCTGACGATATCTATTTCCGGTTTGATGTCACCCCGGATCCTTGTGCAGGATCCAGGTGGGAGCAGATTCCAGGCAAGCTGTCCATGATTGAGGTCGGGACCGAAGGCTCTGTCTACGGCGTGAACAGTGCAGGACAAGTATATCGCAG GGATGGAATCACTAAAAGCAACCCCATCGGCACCAGCTGGGCCCAGGTGGCCAATTTCATCTGCAACTGCAAACATGTGTCCTATGACCTGGGCCTGCTGTGGCTTATCACTGACCAGGACAAGATTGTGAAATGCCGGATCTAA